One window from the genome of Actinomycetota bacterium encodes:
- a CDS encoding MBL fold metallo-hydrolase codes for MQVAEGIHRLSGGVTNFYVIEDGGRITLIDAGTPGDWDLFIRTLRTLRRTLDDVETVLLTHAHSDHTGFAERARSEAGVTVRVHAEDEALARTGKPRGKNAAGYGRYLLRLEAYRTLFSLLRRGGLKIVPIHEMSTFGDGETLDAPGRPRVVHAPGHTEGSCAVVLESRRALVTGDAMSTLNPLTGRTGPQIHPDALNRDSELALRSLDDLTGLPADVLLPGHGDPWTGSVDDAVRLAKAAGRS; via the coding sequence ATGCAGGTCGCCGAGGGCATTCATCGGCTAAGCGGAGGCGTCACAAACTTCTACGTGATCGAGGATGGTGGAAGGATCACGCTGATCGACGCGGGAACGCCAGGCGATTGGGACCTCTTCATCCGTACCTTGCGAACGCTCCGCCGCACGCTCGACGACGTGGAAACCGTTCTCCTCACGCATGCGCACAGCGATCACACGGGGTTCGCCGAACGAGCCCGCTCGGAGGCCGGGGTGACGGTTCGCGTGCACGCCGAGGACGAGGCGTTGGCGCGCACGGGCAAGCCGCGCGGAAAGAACGCGGCCGGCTACGGCAGGTACCTCCTCCGGCTCGAGGCGTATCGAACGCTGTTCTCGCTCCTCCGGCGCGGCGGACTGAAGATCGTTCCCATCCACGAGATGTCGACGTTCGGCGACGGTGAGACGCTCGACGCGCCGGGCCGTCCTCGAGTGGTCCACGCGCCCGGTCACACGGAGGGCAGCTGCGCCGTGGTGCTCGAAAGCCGTCGTGCCCTCGTGACCGGCGACGCCATGTCGACGCTGAACCCGCTTACGGGACGTACCGGACCGCAGATCCATCCCGACGCGCTGAATCGCGACTCGGAGCTGGCGTTGCGGTCGCTCGACGACCTCACCGGACTACCCGCCGACGTGCTGCTTCCGGGTCACGGCGATCCGTGGACGGGGTCGGTGGACGACGCCGTACGGCTGGCGAAGGCGGCCGGGCGGTCGTAG
- a CDS encoding hydantoinase B/oxoprolinase family protein → MAPRRPMNARTARGGRRRGVDGRLDPITFELVQAGLISTAEEMGVVLKRSSYSPIIRDMEDFSCAIFDSDGALVAQADFIPAQLGAMSLVVGSVLERWGDEVDDGDVFVANHPYMGAMHTPDVNILQPVFVGGRLFAWTGATAHHLDVGGVNPGTEGPELREIYAEGVVLPPIRLYRRGADNRDVFDLLAENVRDPASTISDLRAQRAACALGERRVRELIDRFGHRAIRTGFRQAIDVVEHSTRELLKELPDGDVEAEGFMDDDGRGGPATRIHARITKERDRLNVDLSGSSRQVAGAFNVPWASTRASVVYALRAMTDPSMTANDGLLRPLRIICPRGTVLNPDPPAAVSVRHNTCQRLADVLVRAFSELWPSRAVASSTVTFAAMNLGSRSPATGHRSVLSDVLGGGTGAHPDGAGLDGVDTYMANVGLMPVEVAETNYSVRVLRTELIDGSQGRGTHDGGRGIRREYLVLQGPEVATYYAEQTDPRFRPAGVVGGGDAAPSRVTVVDPGGNARDLPQKTTVEVEQGTIVRFETSGGGGYGPPDER, encoded by the coding sequence GTGGCTCCGCGCCGCCCGATGAACGCGCGCACGGCACGAGGCGGACGGCGCCGCGGCGTGGACGGCCGGCTCGACCCGATCACGTTCGAGCTCGTTCAGGCCGGGCTCATCTCGACGGCCGAGGAGATGGGCGTCGTCCTGAAGCGCTCGAGCTATAGCCCGATCATCCGCGACATGGAGGACTTCAGCTGCGCGATCTTCGACTCGGACGGTGCGCTCGTCGCGCAGGCAGACTTCATCCCCGCCCAGCTCGGCGCGATGTCCCTCGTCGTCGGTTCGGTCCTCGAGCGGTGGGGGGACGAGGTGGACGACGGCGACGTGTTCGTGGCTAACCACCCGTACATGGGGGCGATGCACACCCCGGACGTGAACATCCTCCAGCCCGTGTTCGTGGGTGGTCGGCTGTTCGCGTGGACGGGCGCGACGGCACATCACCTCGACGTCGGCGGGGTGAACCCCGGCACCGAGGGACCCGAGCTTCGCGAGATCTACGCGGAGGGCGTCGTGCTTCCGCCGATCCGGCTGTACAGGCGCGGTGCGGACAACCGTGATGTGTTCGATCTCCTGGCGGAGAACGTTCGCGATCCCGCGTCGACGATCTCGGACCTTCGAGCGCAGCGAGCGGCATGTGCGCTCGGGGAGCGGCGCGTGCGCGAGCTGATCGATCGGTTCGGCCATCGCGCCATCCGGACCGGCTTTCGTCAGGCGATCGACGTCGTCGAACACTCCACGCGCGAGCTCCTCAAGGAGCTGCCGGACGGCGACGTCGAGGCCGAGGGCTTCATGGACGACGACGGCCGCGGAGGACCGGCGACGCGGATCCACGCGCGGATCACCAAGGAGCGAGATCGACTCAACGTCGACCTGTCCGGGTCGTCGCGTCAGGTGGCCGGTGCGTTCAACGTGCCGTGGGCGAGCACACGCGCGTCCGTCGTCTACGCGCTTCGTGCGATGACCGACCCATCGATGACTGCGAACGACGGGCTGCTGCGTCCCCTCCGGATCATCTGTCCGCGCGGGACGGTGCTCAACCCTGACCCGCCGGCCGCCGTCTCGGTTCGTCACAACACGTGCCAGCGGCTTGCCGACGTGCTCGTTCGCGCGTTCTCCGAGTTGTGGCCGAGCCGCGCCGTCGCGAGCAGCACCGTCACGTTCGCCGCGATGAACCTCGGCAGCCGTTCGCCGGCGACGGGACATCGCTCCGTGCTGAGCGACGTCCTCGGCGGCGGAACCGGCGCGCATCCGGACGGGGCGGGTCTCGACGGTGTCGATACGTATATGGCGAACGTGGGCTTGATGCCAGTCGAGGTGGCGGAGACGAACTACTCGGTCCGCGTCCTTCGCACCGAGCTCATCGACGGGTCGCAGGGTCGGGGAACCCACGACGGCGGGCGCGGTATCCGCCGCGAGTACCTGGTTCTCCAGGGACCCGAGGTGGCGACGTACTACGCGGAGCAAACGGATCCACGGTTCCGCCCCGCCGGAGTTGTGGGCGGGGGGGACGCCGCCCCGTCGCGCGTCACCGTGGTCGATCCGGGCGGGAACGCTCGCGACCTGCCGCAGAAGACGACGGTCGAGGTCGAGCAGGGGACGATCGTCCGGTTCGAGACGAGCGGCGGCGGAGGGTACGGCCCGCCGGACGAGCGTTAG
- a CDS encoding D-alanyl-D-alanine carboxypeptidase family protein has protein sequence MRSTTARARRRGGRRAVVRRRRLLVVGVAVVVVSAAAVGFVLWRGSEIERVCGRPDDVVRRGNVVLVPDAMDAFRAAEATVGFEIDVVESYRSCKEQRAACEAICGKRRGCPGLCARPGLSWHQRALAIDVTQEMLDTPGVIAALEEAGWCQALPDSDPGHFSFDGCH, from the coding sequence GTGAGGTCGACGACGGCGCGCGCGCGGCGCCGCGGTGGGCGTCGCGCGGTCGTTCGTAGGCGTCGGTTGCTCGTCGTCGGTGTGGCGGTCGTGGTCGTGTCTGCGGCGGCCGTCGGGTTCGTCCTCTGGCGAGGAAGCGAGATCGAGCGCGTCTGCGGCCGGCCGGACGACGTGGTTCGACGCGGAAACGTGGTTCTCGTCCCCGATGCGATGGATGCGTTTCGAGCCGCGGAAGCCACCGTCGGTTTCGAGATCGACGTCGTCGAGTCCTACCGCTCGTGCAAGGAACAGCGCGCCGCGTGCGAGGCGATCTGCGGGAAGCGCCGAGGGTGCCCCGGGCTGTGCGCGCGCCCCGGTCTTTCGTGGCACCAGCGTGCGCTGGCGATCGACGTGACCCAGGAGATGCTCGACACGCCTGGTGTCATCGCGGCTCTCGAAGAAGCTGGATGGTGTCAGGCGCTGCCGGATTCCGACCCCGGCCACTTCTCGTTCGACGGCTGTCACTGA
- a CDS encoding hydantoinase/oxoprolinase family protein, with amino-acid sequence MALGWIVGIDVGGTFTDAIALHRDGRARVAKVASTPKDPSIALVDAFEELVKDGVEAAEVGLVFHGTTVATNAMLTGRGGRVVLLATEGFRDIMAFRNGTKPHLYDLRQPRPNELVRREDRLDVRERLSGLGEVVEPLTQTEIGRVVAEVKARQPQAVAIAFLFSYLRDDHERALADEIRSALPGVPVTASSEIAREFREYPRTATAVVNASLRPIVGRYVADAAAGLREIDVDAPFLVMQSNGGCVPAERAEREAHRLLLSGPTAGVAGTIALAARHGVDGVIAFDMGGTSLDVCLVQGGVPPTTSTQVVQDHPILAPSVDIVTAGAGGGSIAEVDRAGRLRVGPQSAGADPGPAAYGRGGTDATLTDAHVVAGILGPTPLAGRLPLDVDEAHGAVGAVAGRLGLEPIRAAEGIIAVAAAHGVRALRRVSVERGLDPRGYALVAFGGAGPLLAGRVLDELGVASVLIPAHPGLFSAHGLMAASVRIDDAQTILRLLDDDVARELLTWYRAASARLVDQLRDDGISRSKIRIIASADCRYEGQGYELELPVPSVSNRGIGALPRAFAERHAAMYGHADPRETVEIVTTRVAAFGDLERHEPERIPRGTRTPPDEARIGERRALVHGLTAPRRVAVYRREHLRSRNVIDGPAIVEQMDSTIVVGRGQRATVDEEGSLWLRAAR; translated from the coding sequence GTGGCCCTCGGCTGGATCGTCGGCATCGATGTCGGAGGGACGTTCACCGACGCGATCGCGCTCCACCGCGACGGCCGAGCGAGGGTGGCGAAGGTCGCGTCGACGCCGAAGGATCCGTCGATCGCGCTCGTCGACGCGTTCGAGGAGCTGGTGAAGGACGGCGTCGAAGCAGCGGAGGTTGGTCTCGTCTTCCACGGCACGACCGTCGCCACGAACGCGATGCTCACCGGACGCGGGGGCCGCGTCGTGCTCCTGGCCACCGAAGGCTTCCGCGACATCATGGCGTTCCGGAACGGAACCAAGCCCCACCTGTACGACCTGCGGCAGCCGCGGCCGAACGAGCTCGTCCGGCGCGAGGACCGACTCGACGTGCGGGAGCGCCTTTCCGGGCTCGGCGAGGTCGTCGAGCCGCTCACGCAAACGGAGATCGGCCGCGTCGTCGCCGAGGTGAAGGCTCGGCAGCCCCAGGCCGTCGCCATCGCGTTCCTGTTCAGCTACCTCCGCGACGACCACGAGCGCGCGCTTGCAGACGAGATCCGAAGCGCGCTCCCCGGCGTTCCCGTGACCGCGTCGTCGGAGATCGCGCGCGAGTTTCGCGAGTATCCGCGCACCGCGACGGCCGTCGTGAACGCCTCGCTCCGTCCGATCGTGGGGCGATACGTGGCCGACGCCGCCGCGGGGCTTCGTGAGATCGACGTCGACGCGCCATTTCTGGTCATGCAGTCGAACGGTGGATGCGTGCCGGCCGAGCGCGCCGAGCGCGAGGCGCACCGGCTGCTGCTCTCGGGGCCGACCGCCGGCGTTGCGGGCACGATCGCCCTCGCCGCACGTCACGGTGTCGACGGCGTCATCGCGTTCGACATGGGAGGCACGTCGCTTGACGTGTGTCTCGTGCAGGGGGGCGTGCCGCCGACGACCTCGACCCAGGTCGTTCAGGACCATCCGATCCTCGCGCCGTCGGTCGACATCGTGACGGCGGGTGCCGGAGGCGGAAGCATCGCGGAGGTCGATCGGGCAGGACGGCTCCGCGTCGGTCCGCAGAGCGCCGGGGCGGATCCGGGACCGGCGGCGTACGGCCGCGGCGGGACCGACGCCACGCTCACGGACGCGCACGTCGTCGCGGGCATCCTCGGACCCACGCCGCTCGCCGGGCGGCTGCCGCTCGACGTCGACGAGGCGCACGGTGCCGTCGGCGCGGTCGCCGGCCGTCTCGGGCTGGAACCGATCCGCGCGGCGGAAGGGATCATCGCGGTCGCCGCCGCGCACGGCGTTCGGGCGCTCCGTCGTGTCTCCGTCGAACGCGGTCTGGACCCGCGCGGATACGCACTCGTTGCGTTCGGTGGTGCGGGGCCGCTGCTCGCCGGCCGCGTTCTGGACGAGCTGGGCGTCGCGTCGGTACTGATCCCCGCGCATCCTGGGTTGTTCTCCGCACACGGCCTGATGGCGGCGAGCGTGCGGATCGACGACGCGCAGACGATCCTCCGTCTACTCGACGACGACGTCGCTCGGGAGCTGTTGACCTGGTACCGGGCGGCGAGCGCCCGACTCGTCGACCAGCTCCGCGATGACGGGATCTCGCGATCGAAGATCCGGATCATCGCCAGCGCGGACTGCCGGTACGAGGGTCAGGGCTACGAGCTCGAGCTGCCGGTTCCATCGGTCTCGAACCGCGGGATCGGCGCGCTCCCTCGCGCGTTCGCCGAACGGCACGCAGCGATGTACGGGCACGCGGATCCCCGCGAGACGGTCGAGATCGTCACGACGCGCGTGGCGGCGTTCGGCGACCTCGAGCGCCACGAGCCCGAACGCATCCCGCGCGGCACGAGGACGCCGCCAGACGAGGCTCGCATCGGCGAGCGTCGTGCGCTCGTTCACGGCCTGACCGCGCCGCGCCGGGTGGCCGTGTATCGGCGCGAACACCTGCGATCGCGAAACGTCATCGACGGTCCGGCGATCGTCGAACAGATGGACTCGACGATCGTCGTGGGGCGGGGTCAGCGGGCGACCGTCGACGAGGAGGGGAGCCTGTGGCTCCGCGCCGCCCGATGA